One region of Pseudomonas glycinae genomic DNA includes:
- a CDS encoding HipA domain-containing protein, translating to MHNLTLQIFDAGKWHDAMVLSFDSPEKGFESRCSFGYESAYLVENIEAIGSPFSKAVSALFPLDWEGRRSITPAFVHDIAPAGAAKRFLLARLGQEKPAGISADLYLLGRCTPAPIGNMRIKESAEAVDERKPIGFQRQEVVSRDHRFLEYAYEMGAAIGGATGAGGEAPKILLAEDHAGLLYPDAVLDDENVRQHWFVKFARNKGSQTDQDILRSEFHYYQALQALGIETVAAEGLALEEANKPSLWMQRFDRQVTSRGVERFAVESIYSLAEVTTPGSAMSHMDVIRMLAELWRNAGQANQIPALVADYLRRDLINKILGNSDNHGRNTAIIRDEGSYRLAPIYDLAPMVMDDEGVTRTTKWPKELERAGDVDWRGVCRALADISDPDDPLAGLSDAPESFERLREDAQCLAELPDILSASGLPDRTMNHPGVHLKNLEQRLKEWDLK from the coding sequence ATGCACAACCTGACATTGCAGATATTCGACGCCGGTAAATGGCACGACGCGATGGTGTTGAGTTTTGACTCGCCCGAAAAAGGCTTCGAAAGCCGCTGCAGTTTTGGCTACGAGTCGGCGTATCTGGTCGAAAACATTGAGGCCATTGGCTCCCCTTTTTCCAAGGCCGTGAGTGCGCTGTTTCCCCTTGATTGGGAAGGGCGGCGATCCATCACGCCTGCATTCGTGCATGACATCGCACCGGCAGGCGCCGCTAAAAGGTTTCTTCTTGCACGTTTGGGGCAGGAGAAACCTGCAGGCATCAGTGCCGATCTTTATCTGCTTGGTCGCTGCACTCCGGCTCCGATCGGCAACATGCGGATAAAAGAATCGGCTGAGGCTGTCGATGAGCGCAAGCCCATCGGTTTTCAGCGTCAGGAGGTCGTCAGCCGTGACCACCGCTTCCTTGAATATGCCTATGAAATGGGAGCTGCGATTGGTGGGGCGACAGGGGCCGGAGGTGAGGCTCCCAAGATTCTTCTGGCGGAGGATCACGCCGGTCTTTTGTACCCCGATGCCGTGCTGGATGATGAAAACGTCCGTCAGCACTGGTTTGTGAAATTCGCCCGGAATAAGGGAAGTCAAACCGATCAAGACATCCTGCGCAGCGAATTCCACTACTACCAGGCGCTTCAGGCACTGGGTATCGAAACCGTCGCAGCAGAAGGTCTGGCGTTAGAGGAAGCGAACAAGCCCAGCTTGTGGATGCAGCGTTTTGATCGCCAGGTGACGAGCCGTGGGGTCGAGCGTTTTGCCGTGGAGTCGATTTATTCGCTGGCCGAAGTGACGACGCCGGGAAGCGCGATGAGCCATATGGATGTCATTCGCATGCTCGCCGAACTCTGGCGCAATGCGGGGCAAGCGAATCAGATTCCGGCACTGGTGGCGGACTATTTACGTCGGGACCTGATCAACAAAATTCTTGGTAACTCGGATAACCACGGTCGCAATACCGCAATCATTCGTGACGAGGGCTCGTATCGTCTGGCCCCCATTTATGATCTGGCCCCCATGGTCATGGATGACGAAGGTGTGACCCGCACGACCAAATGGCCAAAAGAGCTGGAGAGGGCGGGAGATGTCGATTGGCGAGGGGTTTGTCGCGCATTGGCGGATATTTCCGATCCGGATGACCCATTGGCAGGGTTGTCCGACGCGCCGGAGTCTTTCGAGCGTCTGCGTGAAGATGCGCAGTGCCTGGCCGAGTTGCCGGATATTTTGAGCGCCAGCGGTTTGCCTGACCGCACAATGAATCATCCGGGCGTCCACCTGAAAAACCTGGAGCAACGATTGAAAGAGTGGGATCTGAAATGA
- a CDS encoding helix-turn-helix domain-containing protein has translation MSMTVAERTVLIESIQEALAEGTVEIGEAVRRLRVEVTGLHQTQFAKMCKISVRTLVHIEHGEGNQTLKSLNAVFRPFGLKMGVVRVRRNNS, from the coding sequence ATGAGCATGACCGTCGCCGAGCGCACCGTGCTCATCGAAAGCATTCAAGAAGCGCTGGCTGAAGGAACCGTAGAAATCGGTGAAGCAGTTCGCCGTTTACGCGTGGAGGTGACCGGGTTGCATCAGACCCAGTTCGCGAAGATGTGCAAGATTTCGGTACGCACGCTGGTGCACATCGAACACGGCGAAGGTAATCAGACACTGAAATCCCTGAATGCCGTGTTCCGCCCGTTCGGGCTGAAAATGGGCGTGGTACGGGTTCGGCGAAACAACAGCTGA
- a CDS encoding GNAT family N-acetyltransferase — MTTSLADWKGVPPPSTTLIEGRFIRLEKLDPARHGDDLFNALQGPGADPKLWDYLPYGPFPERSAFNDWLNNHAAHSDPYFFSVIDRASGQVQGLLSLMSIVPAQGRIEIGHVTFGAPMQRSPKSTEAVYLLAKESFALGYRRLEWKCNNGNARSKYAAERLGFSFEGVFRQHMVVKGQNRDTAWYSILDSEWPAIAAGFERWLSDENQTADGQVKGLVECRG; from the coding sequence ATGACGACTTCACTTGCCGACTGGAAAGGCGTACCGCCGCCCTCCACCACCCTGATCGAAGGCCGCTTCATCCGCCTGGAAAAACTCGACCCGGCACGCCACGGTGACGACCTGTTCAACGCTCTGCAAGGCCCCGGCGCCGATCCGAAACTCTGGGATTACTTGCCCTACGGCCCGTTTCCGGAGCGCAGCGCTTTCAATGACTGGCTGAACAACCACGCCGCCCACAGCGATCCGTATTTCTTCAGCGTCATCGACCGCGCCAGCGGCCAGGTGCAAGGCCTCCTCAGCCTGATGTCGATCGTCCCGGCCCAGGGCCGCATCGAAATCGGCCACGTCACCTTCGGCGCCCCGATGCAGCGCTCGCCGAAAAGCACCGAGGCGGTCTACCTGCTGGCCAAAGAATCCTTCGCCCTCGGCTACCGCCGCCTGGAATGGAAATGCAACAACGGCAACGCCCGCTCCAAATACGCGGCCGAGCGTCTGGGCTTCAGCTTCGAAGGCGTGTTCCGCCAGCACATGGTGGTCAAGGGCCAGAACCGCGATACCGCGTGGTATTCGATTCTGGACTCGGAATGGCCGGCGATTGCAGCGGGATTCGAGCGCTGGTTGAGCGATGAGAATCAGACGGCGGATGGGCAGGTGAAGGGGTTGGTTGAGTGCCGCGGTTGA
- a CDS encoding GNAT family N-acetyltransferase, whose amino-acid sequence MSQIDIRPVSAADHAAWLPLWQAYLRFYNTELPDAVSQSTWQRFLDPNEPTHAALAWADGKAVGMVHFIYHRSNWSIENSCYLQDLLVEPQTRGTGVGRLLIEHVYATAKADGCCKVHWLTHETNATAIQLYERIAERPGFIQFRKAI is encoded by the coding sequence ATGAGTCAGATCGACATCCGCCCGGTCAGCGCCGCCGATCACGCCGCTTGGCTGCCGCTGTGGCAGGCCTACCTGCGCTTCTACAACACCGAGTTGCCGGACGCCGTCAGCCAAAGCACCTGGCAGCGCTTTCTCGACCCGAACGAACCGACTCACGCCGCCCTCGCCTGGGCCGACGGCAAAGCGGTGGGCATGGTGCATTTCATCTACCATCGTTCGAACTGGAGCATCGAAAACTCCTGCTACCTGCAAGACCTGCTGGTGGAGCCGCAAACCCGTGGCACCGGCGTGGGTCGCCTGCTGATCGAACACGTTTACGCCACGGCCAAGGCGGACGGTTGCTGCAAGGTGCACTGGCTGACCCACGAAACCAATGCCACGGCGATCCAGCTCTACGAGCGCATCGCCGAACGCCCGGGTTTCATCCAGTTTCGCAAAGCCATTTAA
- a CDS encoding FMN-binding negative transcriptional regulator: MYTPRAFAIDDLSQLHELILATRLAILVTHGEQGLQASHVPVLLHREQGPNGTLYGHLAKANPQWKDLRDGAEAILIFPGADAYVSPGFYPSKAEHGKVVPTWNYVAVHAYGHAETFSDGGRLLDIVSTLTDRHEAGRAQPWSVDDAPADYIDGMLKAIVGFAIPIDRLEGKRKLSQNRSAEDIAGVREGLAASPDINDQTLAHLMR, translated from the coding sequence ATGTACACGCCCCGCGCCTTTGCCATCGACGATCTGTCCCAACTGCACGAACTGATCCTCGCCACCCGCCTCGCCATCCTGGTCACCCACGGCGAACAAGGCTTGCAGGCCAGTCATGTGCCGGTGTTGTTGCATCGCGAACAAGGTCCGAACGGCACGCTGTACGGGCATCTGGCCAAGGCCAATCCGCAGTGGAAAGACCTGCGTGACGGCGCCGAAGCGATACTGATTTTTCCCGGTGCCGATGCCTACGTAAGCCCCGGCTTTTACCCGAGCAAGGCCGAGCACGGCAAAGTCGTGCCGACCTGGAATTACGTCGCCGTACACGCCTACGGTCACGCCGAGACCTTCAGCGATGGCGGTCGGCTGCTGGACATCGTCAGCACCCTCACCGATCGCCATGAAGCGGGCCGCGCCCAGCCCTGGTCGGTTGACGATGCCCCGGCCGATTACATCGACGGCATGCTCAAGGCCATCGTCGGGTTCGCCATTCCGATCGACCGCCTCGAAGGCAAGCGCAAGCTCAGCCAGAACCGCAGCGCCGAAGACATCGCCGGCGTGCGCGAAGGCCTGGCCGCCAGCCCCGACATCAACGATCAAACCCTCGCTCACTTGATGCGTTAA
- a CDS encoding PLP-dependent aminotransferase family protein produces MPDSTTLSLPFNPAGIELDRRKGLSRQLYQALRLRVLDGRLASGTRLPASRDLAAALGISRNSVVRAYDQLYAEGFIEGRVGDGTYVAQLPQSVAPAKKLSTKVSTGFSTSLPTALSTISANSTGDLSSKVIHSGALQRLEQNHLPMPPSGPPRAFRVGVPAFDLFPFDVWAKLNAAFWRKPDLQQLCYGDPAGDARLRGLIAAYLRSSRGMQCSAEQIVITSGAQQGISLCAQLLVEPGAGVGIENPGYRAAGHAFALAGGRLHGIAVDEEGIDCAALAAAEDCRVAYVTPSHQYPTGLVMSLARRLELLAWAERNGGWIVEDDYDGEYRYTGAPLAPLAALDRQGRVLYVGTFGKVAFPALRLGYLVLPPGLVEAFAQRRAVDVRHSEVSTQAVMAEFMAAGHFQRHIRRMRRAALSRRNVLLNGWPEGLAGVGELPAVSAGLHLTVAVDSVAREQQLIEQAARVKVEVNGLSKYWLPDSTTPLDQRAGLVLGFAAVPEPAIESALARLRQAWGE; encoded by the coding sequence ATGCCCGATTCGACCACGCTGTCGCTGCCGTTCAACCCTGCCGGTATCGAGCTCGACCGCCGCAAAGGCCTGAGCCGTCAGCTCTATCAGGCCTTGCGCCTGCGGGTGCTCGACGGACGTCTGGCCAGCGGCACGCGCCTGCCGGCCAGTCGCGATCTGGCGGCAGCGTTGGGGATTTCCCGCAACAGCGTGGTGCGTGCCTACGATCAGCTGTATGCGGAGGGCTTCATTGAAGGCCGGGTCGGGGACGGCACTTATGTGGCGCAGTTACCGCAATCGGTGGCGCCCGCGAAAAAATTATCCACAAAAGTATCCACAGGGTTTTCAACAAGCTTACCCACAGCCTTATCCACAATTTCGGCCAATTCCACTGGGGATTTATCCAGCAAAGTTATCCACAGTGGTGCATTGCAGCGGCTTGAGCAGAACCATTTACCGATGCCACCGAGCGGTCCGCCGCGAGCATTCCGGGTCGGTGTTCCGGCGTTTGATCTGTTCCCGTTCGATGTCTGGGCCAAGCTGAACGCGGCGTTCTGGCGCAAACCCGATTTGCAGCAACTGTGTTACGGCGACCCGGCGGGCGATGCGCGCCTGCGTGGTCTGATCGCTGCGTATTTGCGCAGCTCACGCGGCATGCAGTGTTCGGCTGAGCAAATTGTGATCACCAGTGGCGCGCAGCAGGGAATCAGCCTTTGTGCACAGTTGTTGGTGGAACCGGGCGCCGGCGTGGGCATCGAGAATCCCGGTTATCGCGCAGCGGGTCATGCGTTCGCGCTGGCCGGCGGTCGATTGCACGGCATTGCCGTGGACGAAGAGGGCATCGACTGCGCGGCACTGGCGGCCGCCGAAGATTGCCGGGTGGCGTATGTCACACCGTCTCATCAATACCCGACCGGGCTGGTGATGAGCCTGGCGCGACGTCTGGAACTGCTGGCCTGGGCCGAGCGCAACGGCGGCTGGATCGTCGAGGACGACTACGACGGCGAGTATCGCTACACCGGCGCACCCTTGGCCCCGCTGGCAGCACTCGACCGCCAGGGCCGCGTGTTGTATGTCGGCACCTTCGGCAAAGTCGCGTTCCCGGCGCTGCGCCTGGGGTATCTGGTGTTGCCGCCGGGACTGGTGGAGGCGTTTGCGCAGCGGCGGGCGGTGGATGTCCGGCATTCCGAAGTGAGCACTCAAGCGGTGATGGCCGAATTCATGGCGGCCGGGCACTTCCAGCGGCACATCCGGCGGATGCGTCGGGCCGCACTGAGCCGGCGCAATGTACTTCTCAATGGCTGGCCCGAGGGGCTGGCGGGTGTCGGCGAACTGCCAGCCGTGTCGGCCGGACTGCATCTCACCGTGGCGGTCGATAGCGTGGCCCGTGAACAGCAATTGATCGAACAGGCCGCCAGGGTAAAGGTGGAAGTCAATGGCTTGAGCAAATATTGGCTGCCGGACTCGACGACGCCGCTCGATCAGCGCGCCGGTCTGGTGCTGGGTTTTGCGGCGGTGCCGGAGCCGGCGATCGAGTCGGCCCTGGCCCGTTTGCGGCAAGCCTGGGGTGAGTGA
- a CDS encoding polyamine ABC transporter substrate-binding protein codes for MSRLKHFIAPALCAALLSGAAHAEERTLRVYNWFDYITPKALEDFKAQNSQTRLVYDIFDTNEALEAKLLTGNSGYDVVVPSNVFLAKQIEAGVFQPLDRSQLPNWNHLDPKLMKLIEANDPGNKFAVPYMYGTILIGFNPAKVKATLGDNAPVDSWDLIFKEENISKLKQCGVALLDSPSEILPLALQHLGLDPNSKNPADYAKAEALLMKIRPYVTYFHSSKYMADIANGDICVAVGYSGSFSQAANRAKEAKNGVVVDMRLPKEGAPIWFDMLAIPKGAKNPQDAYTFINYLLQPQVIAPVSDFVGYPNPNKDATELVDPAIRNNPNLYPTDAAMNTLYTLQPLPRDAERARTRAWTKIKSGT; via the coding sequence ATGAGCAGACTCAAGCACTTCATCGCGCCGGCGTTGTGCGCGGCTCTGCTAAGCGGCGCCGCACACGCCGAGGAACGCACCCTGCGGGTCTACAACTGGTTCGACTACATCACCCCCAAGGCACTGGAAGATTTCAAGGCGCAGAACAGCCAGACCAGACTGGTCTACGACATCTTCGACACCAACGAAGCACTGGAGGCCAAGCTGCTGACCGGCAACTCCGGCTACGACGTGGTGGTGCCGTCCAACGTGTTCCTCGCCAAGCAGATCGAGGCCGGGGTGTTCCAGCCGCTGGATCGCAGCCAGTTGCCGAACTGGAACCACCTCGACCCGAAACTGATGAAGCTGATCGAAGCCAACGATCCGGGCAACAAGTTCGCCGTGCCGTACATGTACGGCACCATCCTGATCGGCTTCAACCCGGCCAAGGTCAAGGCCACGCTGGGCGACAACGCGCCGGTGGACAGCTGGGACCTGATCTTCAAGGAAGAGAACATCAGCAAGCTCAAGCAGTGCGGCGTGGCCCTGCTCGATTCGCCGTCGGAGATCCTGCCGCTGGCCCTGCAACACCTCGGCCTGGATCCCAACAGCAAGAACCCGGCGGACTACGCCAAGGCTGAAGCGCTGTTGATGAAGATTCGCCCGTACGTGACCTACTTCCATTCGTCCAAGTACATGGCCGACATCGCCAACGGCGACATCTGCGTCGCGGTCGGTTATTCGGGCAGCTTCTCGCAAGCGGCCAACCGTGCGAAGGAAGCGAAGAATGGCGTGGTGGTGGACATGCGTCTGCCGAAAGAAGGCGCGCCGATCTGGTTCGACATGCTCGCGATCCCGAAAGGCGCGAAGAACCCGCAGGACGCCTACACCTTCATCAACTACCTGCTGCAACCGCAGGTGATCGCGCCGGTCAGCGATTTTGTCGGTTATCCGAACCCGAACAAGGACGCCACCGAACTTGTCGACCCGGCGATTCGCAACAATCCGAATCTGTACCCGACCGATGCGGCGATGAATACGCTGTACACCCTGCAGCCATTGCCGCGCGATGCGGAACGGGCACGCACGCGGGCGTGGACGAAGATCAAATCCGGCACCTGA
- a CDS encoding histone deacetylase family protein, with translation MLTIYSDDHHLHHGRCELIDGQLKPCFEMPSRADHVLQRVKNQNLGPVEAPKDFGLGPIERIHSRDYLDFFKGAWARWTEFNTDGDLLPYTWPARTLRQVKPTSLHGQLGYYSFDGGAPITAGTWQAAYSAAQVALTAQAEIQRGARGAFALCRPPGHHAAGDLMGGYCYLNNAAIAAQAFLDQGHKKVAILDVDYHHGNGTQSIFYERSDVLFTSIHGHPEAEFPFFLGYEDERGEGAGEGFNFNYPLPAGSGWDIWSAALDQACQEIDNYGADIIVVSLGVDTFKDDPISQFKLDSPDYLAMGKRIAALGKPTLFVMEGGYAVEEIGINAVNVLEGFEQ, from the coding sequence ATGCTGACGATCTACTCTGACGATCACCACCTGCACCATGGCCGCTGCGAATTGATCGACGGGCAACTCAAGCCTTGCTTCGAAATGCCGTCGCGCGCCGACCACGTGCTGCAACGGGTAAAAAATCAAAACCTCGGCCCGGTCGAGGCACCGAAGGATTTCGGCCTCGGGCCGATCGAGCGCATTCACAGCCGCGACTACCTCGACTTTTTCAAAGGCGCGTGGGCACGCTGGACCGAGTTCAACACCGACGGCGACTTGCTGCCTTACACCTGGCCGGCGCGCACCTTGCGTCAGGTCAAGCCGACCAGCCTGCACGGCCAGCTCGGCTATTACAGCTTCGACGGAGGCGCGCCGATCACCGCCGGCACCTGGCAAGCGGCGTACAGCGCGGCGCAAGTGGCGCTGACCGCACAAGCGGAAATCCAGCGCGGCGCCCGCGGTGCCTTCGCCCTGTGCCGTCCACCGGGACACCACGCTGCCGGTGATTTGATGGGCGGTTATTGCTACCTCAACAACGCCGCCATCGCCGCGCAGGCATTCCTCGATCAGGGCCACAAGAAGGTCGCGATCCTCGACGTCGACTACCACCACGGCAATGGCACCCAATCGATTTTCTACGAGCGCAGCGACGTGCTGTTCACCTCGATCCATGGCCACCCGGAAGCGGAATTCCCGTTCTTCCTCGGCTACGAAGACGAACGCGGGGAAGGCGCCGGGGAAGGCTTCAACTTCAACTATCCGCTGCCAGCCGGTTCCGGCTGGGATATCTGGAGTGCGGCACTGGATCAGGCCTGCCAGGAGATCGACAACTACGGCGCCGACATCATCGTCGTGTCGCTGGGTGTGGACACCTTCAAGGACGATCCGATTTCGCAGTTCAAGCTCGACAGCCCGGACTACCTGGCCATGGGCAAGCGCATCGCGGCCCTCGGCAAACCGACCCTGTTCGTCATGGAAGGTGGCTACGCGGTGGAAGAAATCGGCATCAACGCGGTGAACGTGCTTGAAGGTTTCGAACAATGA
- a CDS encoding AraC family transcriptional regulator produces MLHSHLTTLNAVALVLNTFRDQGLSSEALLAGSGISAADLSRADTRITTNQEMQVCANAVALKHDIGLELGRRMHVSCYGILGYALLTCATFGDALRLAIRYPALLGTLFELSLEDDGERVWFVAADYRESPAMAVFNAEFCLVSLKVICDDLLGHPLPLLAARFEHAAPDYRDSYADHFKAPLHFGAKDNAFAFDRRWLDQPLPLADIITHQAMAERCRKQNTEFTGRQAWLGRIRQLLSAQLNAAPGLEGLAQQMNCSPRTLRRHLKDMGCSYQELLDELRFERAKQMLCEDQLPIYRIAETLGFSETASFRHAFVRWSGVAPSQFRPH; encoded by the coding sequence ATGCTTCACTCCCACCTCACCACCCTCAACGCCGTCGCCCTGGTGCTCAACACCTTCAGGGATCAAGGCCTGTCCAGCGAAGCACTGCTCGCCGGCAGCGGCATCAGCGCGGCGGATCTAAGCCGGGCCGACACCCGCATTACCACCAATCAGGAGATGCAGGTCTGCGCCAATGCGGTCGCGCTCAAGCACGACATCGGCCTGGAGCTGGGCCGGCGCATGCATGTTTCCTGCTACGGCATCCTCGGTTACGCGCTGCTGACCTGTGCCACCTTCGGTGACGCTTTGCGGCTGGCGATCCGTTATCCGGCGCTGCTGGGAACACTTTTCGAACTGAGCCTGGAAGACGACGGCGAGCGCGTCTGGTTCGTCGCCGCCGATTATCGCGAGAGCCCGGCGATGGCGGTGTTCAACGCGGAGTTCTGTCTGGTGTCGCTGAAAGTCATCTGCGACGACCTGCTCGGCCATCCGCTGCCATTGCTGGCCGCGCGCTTCGAACACGCCGCGCCGGATTACCGCGACAGCTACGCCGATCACTTCAAGGCGCCCCTGCACTTCGGCGCCAAGGACAACGCCTTCGCCTTCGACCGGCGCTGGCTCGACCAGCCGCTGCCGCTGGCCGACATCATCACCCACCAGGCCATGGCCGAACGCTGCCGCAAACAGAACACCGAGTTCACCGGCCGCCAGGCGTGGCTGGGGCGGATCCGCCAGTTGCTCAGTGCGCAACTCAATGCCGCACCGGGCCTGGAAGGTCTGGCGCAGCAGATGAACTGCTCGCCGCGCACCCTGCGCCGGCATCTGAAGGACATGGGCTGCAGTTATCAGGAGCTGCTCGACGAGCTGCGTTTCGAGCGGGCCAAGCAGATGCTTTGCGAAGATCAACTGCCGATCTACCGCATCGCCGAAACCCTGGGTTTCAGCGAGACCGCGAGCTTTCGCCATGCGTTCGTGCGCTGGAGCGGTGTGGCACCGAGTCAGTTCCGGCCACACTGA
- a CDS encoding asparaginase, with translation MNSSTYPAAQHVMVLYTGGTIGMQASANGLAPASGFEARMRDYLHSQPELVVPQWRFREMSPLIDSANMTPAYWQQLREAVVDAVDVQGCDSVLILHGTDTLAYSAAAMSFQLLGLHARVCFTGSMLPAGVTDSDAWENLSGALVALGHGLAPGVHLYFHGELLAPTRCAKVRSFGRHPFKRLDRQGGGVKATSLPAALNYNQPKQLARVAVLPLFPGIGAQIIDGLLDSDIQGLVLECYGSGTGPSDNPEFLASLGRARDSGVVVVAVTQCHEGGVELDVYEAGSRLRGVGVLSGGGMTREAAFGKLHGLLGAGLEVTNIRQLVELDLCGELSL, from the coding sequence ATGAATTCCTCGACCTACCCTGCCGCCCAGCACGTCATGGTGCTGTACACCGGTGGCACCATCGGCATGCAGGCCAGCGCCAATGGCCTGGCTCCGGCGTCCGGTTTCGAAGCGCGGATGCGCGATTACCTGCACAGCCAGCCGGAGCTGGTGGTGCCGCAGTGGCGCTTTCGCGAGATGTCGCCGCTGATCGACAGCGCCAACATGACCCCGGCCTACTGGCAGCAACTGCGTGAAGCGGTGGTCGACGCCGTCGATGTGCAAGGTTGCGACAGCGTGCTGATCCTGCACGGCACCGACACCCTGGCCTACAGCGCCGCCGCCATGAGCTTCCAGCTGCTCGGCCTGCATGCCCGCGTGTGCTTCACCGGTTCGATGCTGCCGGCCGGCGTCACCGACAGCGACGCCTGGGAAAACCTCAGCGGCGCACTGGTCGCCCTCGGTCACGGCCTGGCGCCGGGCGTGCATCTGTATTTCCACGGCGAACTGCTGGCGCCGACCCGTTGCGCGAAAGTGCGCAGCTTCGGCCGTCATCCATTCAAGCGCCTGGACCGTCAGGGCGGCGGCGTGAAAGCCACTTCCCTGCCGGCAGCGCTGAACTACAACCAGCCCAAGCAACTGGCCAGGGTTGCGGTATTGCCCCTGTTCCCGGGCATTGGCGCCCAAATCATCGACGGCCTGCTCGACAGCGACATTCAGGGCCTGGTGCTGGAATGCTACGGCAGCGGCACCGGGCCGAGCGACAACCCAGAGTTCCTCGCCAGCCTCGGCCGGGCGCGGGACAGCGGCGTGGTCGTGGTGGCGGTCACGCAGTGCCATGAAGGCGGTGTGGAACTGGATGTGTACGAAGCCGGCAGCCGCTTGCGTGGTGTCGGTGTACTGTCGGGTGGGGGCATGACGCGGGAGGCAGCGTTCGGCAAGTTACACGGGTTGCTGGGGGCAGGACTCGAAGTAACAAACATTCGGCAGCTTGTGGAACTGGATCTCTGTGGAGAACTGTCTTTGTAA
- a CDS encoding alanine/glycine:cation symporter family protein: MLEVINDFLSGKVLIVLIVGLGSYFTIRSRFVQLRHFFHMFAVFRDSLKGSAGQLSSFQALMLSLAGRVGAGNIAGVGIAVTLGGPGAVFWMWVTALVGMSSSFFECTLAQVYKRADGDGLYRGGPAYYIQHGLKLKGMAVVFSILLLVTYGFAFIGLQSYTVTHSLQNAFAFDPQHTGIVLAVLLAITFIGGIKRIASVSDLLVPIKTLAYIGVTLYVIGTQIEHVPAMLVTIFKSAFGLDPAFGGLLGSAIVMGVKRGVFANEAGLGSAPNVAAVAAVKHPGAQGVVQAFSVFLDTFVICTCTALLILLSGFYTPGFEGDGIVLTQNSLAAVVGDWGRMFVSVALSLFVFTCILYNYYLGENSLQFLTRNRAALMTFRGLVLALVVWGSMQDLSTVFAFADITMTCLAFVNLMALALLFKVGMRVMRDYDAQRRAGVDQPVFDSSKFSDLDLDLKAWPANPSADTQANAQPQGIPAAQR; this comes from the coding sequence ATGCTCGAAGTCATCAACGACTTCCTCTCAGGGAAAGTACTGATCGTGCTCATTGTCGGGCTCGGTAGCTACTTCACGATTCGCTCGCGTTTCGTTCAATTGCGCCACTTCTTCCACATGTTCGCGGTGTTCCGCGACAGCCTCAAAGGCAGCGCCGGGCAACTCAGCTCGTTCCAGGCCCTGATGCTCAGCCTCGCCGGCCGCGTCGGTGCAGGCAACATCGCCGGTGTCGGCATCGCCGTGACCCTGGGTGGTCCGGGGGCGGTGTTCTGGATGTGGGTAACCGCTCTGGTCGGCATGTCCAGCAGCTTCTTCGAATGTACGCTGGCCCAGGTCTACAAGCGTGCCGATGGCGACGGCCTGTACCGTGGCGGTCCGGCTTACTACATCCAGCACGGCCTGAAGCTCAAAGGCATGGCGGTGGTGTTCTCGATCCTGCTGCTGGTCACCTACGGCTTCGCCTTCATCGGCCTGCAGTCCTACACCGTGACCCACTCGCTGCAAAACGCCTTTGCCTTTGATCCGCAACACACCGGTATCGTCCTGGCAGTGCTGCTGGCCATTACCTTCATCGGCGGCATCAAGCGCATCGCTTCGGTGTCCGACCTGCTGGTGCCGATCAAGACCCTGGCCTACATCGGCGTGACCCTCTACGTGATCGGCACCCAGATCGAACACGTGCCAGCCATGCTGGTCACCATCTTCAAAAGCGCCTTCGGTCTCGACCCGGCCTTCGGCGGCCTGCTCGGCAGCGCGATTGTCATGGGCGTGAAGCGTGGCGTGTTTGCCAACGAAGCGGGCCTGGGCAGTGCGCCGAACGTCGCCGCCGTGGCCGCCGTGAAGCACCCGGGCGCTCAAGGCGTGGTTCAGGCGTTCAGCGTGTTCCTCGACACCTTCGTGATCTGCACCTGCACCGCGCTGCTGATCCTGCTGTCGGGCTTCTACACCCCGGGCTTCGAAGGTGACGGCATCGTCCTGACCCAGAACTCGCTGGCCGCCGTGGTGGGTGACTGGGGCCGCATGTTCGTCAGCGTCGCGCTGTCGCTGTTCGTCTTCACTTGCATCCTCTACAACTACTACCTGGGCGAAAACAGCCTGCAGTTCCTCACTCGCAACCGTGCTGCGCTGATGACCTTCCGCGGCCTGGTGCTGGCGCTGGTGGTCTGGGGTTCGATGCAAGACCTGTCGACCGTATTCGCCTTCGCCGACATCACCATGACCTGCCTGGCCTTCGTCAACCTGATGGCCCTGGCCCTGCTGTTCAAGGTCGGCATGCGCGTGATGCGCGACTACGATGCGCAGCGCCGCGCCGGCGTCGACCAGCCGGTATTCGACTCCAGCAAGTTCAGCGACCTGGATCTGGACCTGAAAGCCTGGCCTGCCAATCCGTCGGCCGACACCCAGGCCAACGCTCAGCCGCAAGGCATCCCGGCAGCGCAACGCTGA